The DNA segment TTCGCGCTTCGGCATGTCGTTCAAAACGTCGATCACGGTGTAGGGATGGCCGTACTTTTCAAAGAACCGGATGGTCTCCAAAGTGAAACCGCAACGGGGGGCTTCCTTGGTGCCCTTTCCGTAAATCAGGATCGGGTTTTCCTTGATCTCTTCATTGATGTTCTGTTCGATTTCCTGGTTTGGAACCGGCATTCAATTCTCCTTTGCCTGTTTAA comes from the Nitrospiria bacterium genome and includes:
- a CDS encoding glutaredoxin domain-containing protein, with amino-acid sequence MPVPNQEIEQNINEEIKENPILIYGKGTKEAPRCGFTLETIRFFEKYGHPYTVIDVLNDMPKREVLSKMTNWPTLPKVFIGGEFYGDTDILDEMERKGEVKPLLDRIFQKK